The Devosia sp. YIM 151766 genome includes a region encoding these proteins:
- the trpE gene encoding anthranilate synthase component I — translation MDADFSKHFTAQYDAGKSGIVWRRVVADLETPIGTYLKLASDRNHCFLFESVQDGTTRGRYSIIGLLPDLILKVENGTAAINRSAQTAPDAFEPMSDMPLDALRKLVAESQIEVPPGLPPQSAGVYGYLGYEMVRYMEHLPTDKPDALGTPEAVLIRPSLLAIFDTVKDELYLTAPVYVRAGISGQQALEAAENRIDDAIARLSRALPATPALPDLESIAVSSDTTPDDYFGMVARAKEYIGAGDIFQVVLSQRFSADFTLPSTALYRALRRTNPSPYMYFLDFGGFAIAGSSPEILVRVQDGEVTIRPIAGTRKRGDTPARDKELAAELLSDPKELSEHLMLLDLGRNDVGRVAQTGTVRVTDQFFLEYYSHVMHIVSNVVGVLDPQYDFVDALSAGFPAGTVSGAPKVRAMEIIDELESSRRGIYGGCVGYFGADGTMDTCIVLRTGIVKDGKLHVQSGAGIVADSKPELEQLECENKARALFSAAEEALRYAGEAGVGQ, via the coding sequence ATGGACGCTGACTTTTCCAAGCACTTTACCGCGCAATACGATGCCGGAAAGTCTGGAATCGTCTGGCGCCGCGTCGTGGCCGATCTCGAAACGCCGATCGGGACCTATCTCAAGCTGGCGAGCGACCGGAACCATTGCTTCCTGTTCGAGAGCGTTCAGGACGGAACGACCCGCGGCCGCTATTCCATTATCGGCCTGCTCCCCGACCTGATTCTCAAAGTCGAAAACGGCACGGCGGCGATCAATCGTTCGGCGCAGACCGCGCCCGATGCTTTCGAGCCGATGAGCGACATGCCGCTCGATGCCCTGCGCAAGCTGGTGGCCGAAAGCCAGATCGAGGTTCCGCCGGGCCTGCCGCCGCAATCGGCCGGGGTCTATGGCTATCTGGGCTACGAGATGGTCCGCTATATGGAACATCTTCCCACCGACAAGCCCGATGCCTTGGGCACGCCCGAAGCGGTGCTGATACGGCCCTCGCTGCTGGCGATCTTCGACACGGTCAAGGATGAATTATATCTGACGGCGCCGGTCTATGTGCGGGCGGGCATTAGCGGCCAGCAGGCCCTGGAAGCCGCCGAAAACCGCATCGACGATGCCATCGCGCGATTGTCGCGGGCGCTTCCGGCGACCCCTGCCCTGCCCGATCTCGAATCCATCGCCGTCAGCAGCGATACAACGCCCGACGACTATTTCGGCATGGTCGCCAGGGCCAAGGAATATATCGGCGCCGGCGACATTTTCCAGGTAGTGCTGAGCCAGCGTTTTTCCGCCGACTTCACCCTGCCATCGACGGCTTTATACCGGGCACTCCGGCGGACCAATCCCAGCCCTTACATGTATTTCCTCGATTTCGGCGGCTTTGCAATTGCCGGATCGAGCCCGGAAATCCTGGTGCGGGTACAGGACGGCGAGGTCACCATCCGGCCCATTGCCGGCACCCGCAAGCGTGGCGACACCCCCGCGCGCGACAAGGAATTGGCGGCGGAGCTGCTGAGCGATCCCAAGGAGCTTTCCGAACACCTGATGCTGCTCGATCTCGGCCGCAACGATGTGGGCCGGGTGGCGCAGACCGGGACGGTCAGGGTGACCGACCAGTTCTTCCTCGAATATTATTCTCACGTCATGCACATCGTCTCCAATGTCGTCGGTGTGCTCGACCCGCAATATGACTTCGTCGACGCGCTTTCAGCCGGCTTTCCGGCCGGCACCGTCTCCGGCGCGCCGAAAGTGCGGGCCATGGAAATCATCGACGAGCTGGAAAGCTCGCGGCGTGGCATCTATGGCGGCTGCGTGGGCTATTTCGGCGCCGATGGCACCATGGATACCTGCATCGTGCTGCGCACCGGCATCGTCAAGGACGGCAAGCTGCATGTGCAGTCCGGCGCCGGCATCGTCGCCGATAGCAAGCCGGAGCTGGAACAGCTGGAATGCGAGAACAAGGCGCGGGCTCTTTTCAGCGCCGCCGAGGAAGCGCTACGCTATGCCGGCGAGGCAGGAGTGGGGCAATGA